Proteins encoded by one window of Vitreimonas flagellata:
- a CDS encoding zinc ribbon domain-containing protein YjdM: protein MSTLPPCPNCASVLTYEDPPLFICPECAHEWSAESTANAAQDGDAVIRDANGQVLADGDTVVVIKDLKVKGASQALKVGTKVKNIRLVGGDHDIDCRIDGFGAMKLKSEFVRKV from the coding sequence ATGAGCACCCTGCCGCCTTGCCCGAATTGCGCGTCCGTACTCACCTATGAAGACCCGCCGCTCTTCATTTGCCCTGAGTGCGCGCATGAATGGTCGGCCGAAAGCACAGCTAATGCCGCGCAGGATGGCGACGCCGTTATCCGCGACGCAAATGGCCAAGTGCTCGCGGATGGCGATACCGTCGTCGTGATCAAGGACCTCAAGGTCAAAGGCGCGTCACAAGCGCTCAAGGTCGGCACCAAGGTCAAGAACATCCGCCTAGTCGGCGGCGATCACGACATCGATTGCCGCATCGACGGCTTCGGCGCGATGAAGCTCAAATCCGAATTCGTGCGTAAAGTTTAG
- a CDS encoding polysaccharide biosynthesis protein yields MGSASAVRDAWSARDIWRARGMTLHGAVVIGPGEVEPQLIARLPAWDALNTDALGCQTLVLAEPPRSAALSRDLLHKAANARMRIELIEGGLLRPLALRDLIGGSLADIDAARIANTFAGKRVLITGGGGSIGSELARRLAVCNPAQLTLLDSSEYNLFRIGNELRDARIVMADVRDAASVRRWFTRERPQIVFHAAALKQVPLVEAFPSEGVLTNVNGLRNVAEAAQLVDAELVFLSTDKAVDPSGVMGASKRLGEMYCQSLDRRGPRRAIPVRLGNVLGSAGSVAPIFEKQLAMGGPLTVTDPQVTRYFISIPQAADALLHAAAASFADERRGAVLTIDMGEALSIVELARETIRLSGQRPDEDVSIVFTGLRPGEKLHESLIASDEAEEAGPADGLIAAQSPPRGLGELHELMERLTLLAREGAEVELTAELFAAVATVAETAETELKLA; encoded by the coding sequence ATGGGTTCCGCCTCCGCCGTGCGTGACGCTTGGTCCGCGCGCGATATTTGGCGCGCCCGCGGAATGACTTTGCACGGCGCGGTCGTTATCGGCCCCGGCGAAGTTGAACCGCAGCTGATAGCAAGACTTCCCGCCTGGGATGCGCTGAATACTGACGCTTTAGGGTGCCAAACACTTGTGCTGGCTGAGCCACCGCGCTCAGCCGCGTTGTCGCGTGATTTGCTGCACAAAGCCGCCAACGCGCGGATGCGCATCGAATTGATCGAAGGTGGGCTGCTGAGGCCACTGGCGCTTCGCGATCTGATCGGCGGCTCGCTGGCGGATATCGACGCCGCCCGCATCGCCAACACGTTTGCCGGCAAGCGTGTGTTGATCACAGGCGGCGGCGGCTCGATCGGCTCGGAGCTCGCGCGCCGATTGGCGGTTTGCAATCCGGCGCAACTCACGCTGCTCGATAGCTCCGAATACAATCTCTTCCGCATCGGTAACGAATTGCGCGATGCGCGCATTGTTATGGCGGACGTGCGCGATGCCGCTTCGGTGCGTCGTTGGTTCACACGCGAGCGGCCCCAGATCGTTTTCCACGCGGCGGCGCTGAAGCAGGTGCCGCTTGTCGAAGCCTTCCCAAGTGAAGGTGTGCTCACCAATGTGAACGGTCTGCGCAATGTCGCGGAAGCGGCGCAACTGGTGGATGCGGAGCTTGTGTTCTTGTCGACCGACAAGGCGGTTGATCCCTCCGGCGTGATGGGCGCTTCGAAGCGCCTGGGCGAAATGTATTGCCAGTCGCTCGATCGCCGTGGCCCGCGCCGCGCCATCCCCGTGCGTCTGGGCAATGTGTTGGGCTCGGCCGGCTCCGTTGCGCCGATCTTTGAGAAGCAGCTCGCCATGGGCGGCCCGCTCACGGTCACCGATCCGCAGGTCACGCGCTATTTTATCTCGATCCCGCAAGCAGCGGACGCGCTGTTACACGCGGCCGCCGCGAGTTTCGCGGACGAGCGCCGTGGCGCGGTGCTCACGATCGACATGGGCGAAGCGCTTTCGATCGTGGAATTGGCGCGCGAGACGATCCGGCTCTCCGGTCAGCGGCCGGACGAAGACGTCAGCATCGTCTTCACCGGCTTGCGCCCGGGTGAGAAGCTGCACGAGAGCCTGATCGCGTCCGACGAAGCCGAAGAAGCCGGCCCAGCCGATGGCCTGATCGCTGCGCAATCGCCACCGCGTGGTCTGGGCGAACTGCATGAACTGATGGAGCGCCTAACGCTCCTCGCGCGCGAGGGCGCAGAGGTCGAACTGACCGCCGAATTGTTCGCCGCAGTGGCGACTGTGGCCGAGACGGCCGAAACCGAACTCAAACTCGCTTAA
- a CDS encoding inositol monophosphatase family protein: MSDLRDLLAIAVAAAIEAGAALKTHRTAWSVVAAEEGREVKIDADKHAEALILAALEKASPYAVISEEAGWVRATERGDRFIWAVDPLDGSVNYLRDYPHCAVSIALLDNGQPILGVVDCFALNERFTGIVGEGAWLNGAPMRVSQIDAPSSGILQTGVPSRATPESMLLFEERLKTWRKVRMIGSAASALAYVAAGRAEAYRESGSMIWDVAAGCALVKAAGGEFRISGGRLDRPLEVAACNARVTLPD, from the coding sequence TTGAGCGATTTACGCGATCTCTTGGCTATCGCCGTAGCCGCCGCCATCGAGGCAGGCGCCGCTTTGAAGACCCATCGCACCGCCTGGAGCGTGGTCGCCGCCGAGGAGGGCCGCGAGGTCAAAATCGACGCTGACAAGCATGCTGAAGCCTTGATCCTCGCCGCTTTGGAGAAAGCCTCGCCCTATGCCGTGATCTCGGAGGAGGCCGGCTGGGTGCGCGCGACCGAGCGCGGCGATCGCTTTATCTGGGCGGTCGATCCACTTGACGGCAGCGTCAATTATTTGCGCGACTATCCGCATTGCGCGGTTTCGATCGCATTGCTCGATAATGGCCAGCCCATCCTGGGCGTCGTCGATTGCTTTGCTCTAAACGAGCGCTTCACCGGCATCGTCGGCGAAGGCGCCTGGCTGAACGGCGCACCGATGCGCGTGTCGCAGATCGACGCGCCGTCGAGCGGCATTTTGCAGACTGGAGTTCCGTCGCGCGCGACGCCAGAATCGATGCTTCTGTTCGAAGAGCGTCTGAAAACATGGCGTAAAGTGCGGATGATCGGCTCGGCTGCCTCTGCGCTGGCGTATGTCGCGGCCGGACGCGCCGAAGCGTACCGTGAATCAGGTTCCATGATTTGGGACGTGGCCGCCGGTTGCGCATTGGTGAAGGCGGCGGGCGGAGAGTTCCGTATCAGCGGTGGTCGTCTCGACCGTCCACTCGAAGTGGCCGCATGTAACGCACGTGTCACATTGCCGGACTAA
- a CDS encoding DMT family transporter: protein MFSRLPPALVLTGAIVAGSAMDATIKFLSMTNHVLLVAFGRYLFGALFSFAIWQRAGMPVITKEMWRAHGLRGFVIAACAVLFFWSLSILPLAEAVTLSFIYPLLAPFVAAVILKERIRASSLICALVGFAGVIIAMQGAPGTADSPQHAIGVTAVLVSAAFFSIAMVLLRERAQKDGAPIVGLMTSFIPGVILLIPTIAFATPPTLSDWPFFFQLGALAAVFMYLMAQAYARAEAQQLAPIHYTELLWASVIGYIIFRETPRPEIYAGAALIVAACLYAAYDERRLTRLKEQT, encoded by the coding sequence ATGTTCAGCCGCTTGCCGCCAGCGCTTGTGTTGACAGGCGCCATCGTCGCCGGTTCGGCGATGGACGCGACGATCAAGTTTCTGTCGATGACCAACCATGTTCTGTTGGTCGCATTCGGTCGCTATTTGTTTGGCGCGCTGTTCTCATTCGCGATTTGGCAGCGCGCCGGCATGCCGGTGATTACCAAAGAGATGTGGCGCGCACATGGGCTACGCGGCTTCGTCATCGCGGCGTGCGCGGTGCTCTTCTTCTGGTCACTGAGCATTTTGCCGCTCGCCGAAGCAGTGACGCTCTCCTTCATCTATCCGCTGCTCGCGCCTTTCGTAGCGGCTGTGATCCTGAAGGAGCGCATTCGGGCGTCGAGCCTGATTTGCGCGCTTGTCGGGTTCGCTGGCGTCATCATCGCGATGCAGGGCGCGCCAGGCACCGCCGACTCGCCGCAGCATGCGATTGGCGTGACTGCTGTTCTGGTCTCCGCCGCCTTCTTCTCCATTGCGATGGTGCTACTGCGCGAGCGCGCGCAGAAGGATGGCGCCCCGATCGTTGGGCTCATGACGAGCTTTATCCCTGGGGTAATCCTTCTCATTCCCACCATCGCGTTCGCGACGCCGCCAACCTTGAGCGACTGGCCGTTCTTCTTCCAGCTCGGCGCGTTGGCGGCGGTGTTCATGTATCTGATGGCGCAAGCGTACGCGCGCGCCGAAGCGCAACAGCTCGCGCCGATCCACTACACCGAACTGTTGTGGGCCAGCGTGATCGGCTACATCATTTTCCGCGAAACGCCACGCCCAGAGATTTACGCGGGCGCAGCCCTCATCGTCGCCGCGTGCTTGTACGCAGCTTATGACGAGCGCCGGCTGACGCGCCTGAAGGAGCAGACATGA
- a CDS encoding glycerophosphodiester phosphodiesterase family protein, protein MRRRDVVLGAATLAGCASMSESTTHTRPIVIAHRGASAFRPEHTLAAYRLAIAQGADFIEPDLVMTRDGVLVCRHENEISGTTDVAQQAEFADRRKEKVVDGVTATGWWVEDFTLAELKTLRCIERIPQLRQANTAYNGQEQIPTFVEVLALAAEHNVGAYPELKHPTFLREQGLDPVPAFIAAVREAGGQRVADRLFVQCFEIWPLPLLAQMSSLRWQCVQLVSSEGGPWDRRDLTYAQMLSDDGLRRVAEYARGLGPEKSLVIPRSAENLMLAPTDLVTRAHAANLVVHPWTFRPENYFLANDMRAGDASSPPYLAMRGDVEREIRAFIAVGVDGVFSDDPAAAVAARG, encoded by the coding sequence ATGAGGCGGCGCGATGTGGTGTTGGGCGCGGCGACGCTGGCGGGATGCGCGAGCATGAGTGAATCGACCACGCACACGCGGCCCATCGTGATCGCGCATCGTGGCGCCAGCGCGTTTCGGCCGGAGCACACGTTGGCGGCGTATCGTCTGGCGATTGCGCAGGGCGCCGATTTCATCGAGCCGGATTTGGTGATGACACGCGACGGCGTGCTCGTCTGCCGTCACGAGAACGAAATCTCCGGCACGACCGATGTGGCGCAGCAAGCTGAGTTTGCCGACCGCCGCAAGGAGAAGGTGGTCGATGGCGTCACCGCGACCGGCTGGTGGGTGGAAGATTTCACGCTGGCCGAGCTGAAGACGCTGCGTTGCATCGAGCGCATCCCGCAACTCCGCCAAGCCAACACCGCCTATAATGGCCAGGAGCAAATCCCGACGTTTGTCGAAGTGCTGGCGCTTGCGGCTGAGCACAATGTCGGCGCCTATCCTGAATTGAAGCACCCGACCTTCCTGCGCGAGCAGGGGCTTGATCCTGTGCCTGCTTTCATCGCCGCCGTACGCGAGGCCGGTGGGCAACGCGTCGCCGATCGCCTGTTCGTGCAATGCTTTGAGATTTGGCCGCTGCCGCTGCTGGCGCAGATGTCGTCGCTCCGCTGGCAGTGCGTGCAGCTTGTGTCGTCCGAAGGCGGACCGTGGGATCGGCGCGATCTCACTTATGCGCAGATGCTGAGCGATGACGGCCTACGCCGCGTCGCCGAGTACGCGCGCGGTCTCGGCCCTGAGAAGTCGCTCGTGATCCCGCGGAGCGCGGAAAATCTCATGCTGGCGCCCACCGATCTTGTGACGCGTGCGCATGCGGCGAACCTCGTCGTGCATCCGTGGACATTCAGGCCGGAGAATTATTTCTTGGCCAACGACATGCGCGCCGGCGACGCAAGCTCGCCCCCCTACCTCGCCATGCGCGGCGACGTCGAACGCGAGATCCGCGCTTTCATCGCGGTAGGTGTCGATGGCGTGTTCAGCGACGATCCGGCGGCGGCGGTCGCCGCGCGCGGCTAA
- the creD gene encoding cell envelope integrity protein CreD, which produces MTSNPISGLIPRGSLGLKLLLVCALVLAMGIPLMTVGALMEGREQRARQVTAEIGAQAGGQQVIGGPMLVVPYRRTIEVTTTEGQVSTSIERGRYIVFAQNGTADSQLAVSQRRLGIYRADSFDATTNFHAEFDPAAALEGLDPSYTFDWAQAQLVMFVGDSRTIRDAAELRFANGDTATLEPTSDFDFGQAAIAAGQWDYSASPPAQAFRSLQAFAAPAPLGDAPEPFVVDTRIVLGGAQRFAVAAFAQDTAVTIAGDATATRAQGYFQTNQGVELTGEGFNAQWRVPFVARNMPKAANLTSFNLGDIANHDMAVSFVAADDIYQGVRRAIEYGIMFIGIVFLATLVFEAVSGKKAHAAQYILVGLAQCVFYLLLLSITEIIGFTQAFTIAAAATVLLLSYYAGASFRSAAVGFKALLGLSGLYGAMYVLMTLEDFALLAGSVVAFAVIAATMIATRRIDWYGRAAPAGSTTE; this is translated from the coding sequence ATGACCTCCAATCCCATATCCGGCCTGATCCCGCGCGGATCGTTGGGCCTTAAACTCTTGCTCGTCTGCGCGCTCGTGCTCGCGATGGGCATTCCGCTAATGACGGTCGGCGCTTTGATGGAGGGCCGCGAACAGCGGGCTCGCCAAGTCACGGCCGAGATCGGCGCGCAGGCGGGCGGTCAGCAAGTGATCGGCGGGCCGATGCTGGTGGTGCCGTATCGCCGCACGATTGAGGTCACCACAACGGAAGGCCAAGTTTCAACCAGCATCGAACGCGGCCGCTACATCGTGTTCGCACAGAACGGCACGGCGGACTCACAGCTGGCTGTCTCGCAGCGGCGTCTCGGCATTTATCGCGCCGATTCCTTCGACGCGACGACGAATTTCCATGCGGAGTTCGATCCCGCCGCCGCGCTCGAAGGGCTCGATCCGTCCTACACGTTCGATTGGGCGCAGGCGCAATTGGTGATGTTCGTCGGCGACAGCCGCACCATTCGCGACGCCGCCGAACTGCGCTTCGCCAATGGCGACACCGCCACCTTGGAGCCGACCTCGGATTTCGACTTCGGCCAAGCCGCCATTGCGGCAGGGCAGTGGGACTACAGCGCTTCGCCGCCGGCGCAGGCGTTCCGTTCGCTGCAAGCCTTCGCCGCGCCCGCGCCATTGGGTGATGCGCCGGAGCCGTTCGTGGTCGACACGCGCATCGTGCTGGGCGGGGCGCAGCGCTTTGCCGTCGCCGCCTTCGCACAGGACACCGCCGTCACCATCGCCGGCGACGCCACGGCCACTCGCGCGCAAGGCTATTTCCAAACCAACCAAGGCGTGGAGCTGACGGGCGAGGGCTTCAATGCGCAATGGCGCGTGCCGTTCGTGGCGCGCAACATGCCGAAAGCGGCCAATCTGACCTCGTTCAATCTGGGCGACATCGCCAATCACGACATGGCCGTGAGTTTCGTCGCCGCCGACGACATCTACCAGGGTGTCCGCCGCGCCATCGAATACGGCATCATGTTCATCGGCATCGTCTTCCTGGCGACGCTCGTATTCGAGGCCGTCAGCGGCAAGAAGGCCCACGCCGCCCAATACATCCTGGTCGGCCTGGCGCAGTGCGTCTTCTACCTGCTGCTGCTCTCGATCACCGAGATCATCGGCTTCACCCAGGCCTTCACCATTGCCGCCGCAGCCACCGTGCTGCTGCTCTCCTATTACGCTGGGGCGTCCTTCCGCTCCGCGGCCGTGGGCTTCAAGGCGCTCTTGGGGCTCAGCGGTCTCTACGGCGCCATGTACGTGCTGATGACCTTGGAGGATTTCGCCCTCCTGGCCGGCTCCGTGGTCGCCTTCGCGGTCATTGCCGCCACCATGATCGCCACACGCCGCATCGATTGGTACGGCCGGGCGGCTCCTGCCGGATCGACGACGGAATAG
- a CDS encoding AsmA family protein has translation MALSIKALNLKTIGIAVGALVALLVLAVVIFFVFFPKDLAAAEAERRIEEATGRDLTLGDDIQITFWPALGFSVNDAMLSNPEDFPSDEAFLAANRIVFAVKVMPLLRGAIEVKELILDGAEVRLRAEDDAAANNNWTFPTENNSQQENTLEDLRLDDVRMIDSMISFQGAEGEPLVLQDVDASLALQSLDLPAQLQAAFDYRNQRINLESNIGLPRAVLEQGETPFSAAVRSDPLQANFEGVFHSATGALTGGVDASGNSLRALMAWIGTPMAAGGGFGPFNVEGQMAHEGQQTALTDATLRLDDINANGSLTLITQESGRLRVNGALSSAAIDLNTYLPPPAQAGQEGVEVDTAWSTSPLDLSGLRALDADLQLNLGSLRFQRMSFADVALALRVANGAADARLTRISMYDGGGTARLIADGSGATPRIAFEIDAQNVQAETLLRDAIGFDKIVGRGRLRASLVGTGTSQAALMRSLHGNASFNFNDGQWKGVNLAQIARTVQSALTGQAAGEGSSTDFAELSATFAVADGVMATNDMRMLNPYVRLEGSGLVNIGAQTIDMRIAPRAVNNAQGQGGDASVAGLGVPFRISGPWSRVSFRPALEEVVQNQLRDILSRQEQGSPLATLGEALFGRTPAATTPPATETPASSDGETPAAETPAQTPAQQEPTRSTNPLEEILRRAREQREQKQTTPAPTP, from the coding sequence ATGGCGCTCAGCATCAAGGCCCTCAATCTGAAGACGATCGGCATCGCCGTTGGCGCGCTCGTAGCGCTGCTCGTGCTGGCGGTGGTGATTTTCTTCGTTTTCTTCCCGAAAGATTTGGCCGCCGCCGAAGCCGAGCGCCGCATCGAGGAAGCCACCGGCCGAGATCTCACGCTTGGCGACGATATCCAGATCACCTTCTGGCCCGCGCTCGGCTTTTCCGTGAATGACGCGATGCTCTCCAATCCCGAAGACTTCCCCTCCGACGAAGCCTTCCTCGCCGCCAATCGCATCGTGTTCGCCGTGAAGGTGATGCCTCTGCTGCGCGGCGCGATCGAGGTGAAGGAATTGATCCTCGATGGCGCCGAAGTGCGACTCCGCGCCGAGGATGACGCAGCCGCCAACAACAATTGGACCTTCCCGACCGAAAACAATTCCCAGCAGGAAAACACGCTCGAAGATCTGCGCCTCGATGATGTGCGCATGATCGACAGCATGATCTCGTTCCAAGGCGCCGAGGGCGAGCCGCTGGTGTTGCAAGACGTCGATGCGAGCCTGGCGCTGCAATCGCTCGATCTACCGGCGCAGCTGCAAGCCGCGTTCGATTATCGCAACCAGCGCATCAACCTTGAGAGCAATATCGGCCTGCCGCGCGCCGTGTTGGAGCAAGGCGAAACGCCCTTCTCCGCCGCTGTACGCTCCGATCCCCTGCAAGCCAATTTCGAAGGCGTGTTCCATTCGGCCACCGGCGCGCTGACCGGCGGCGTCGACGCGAGCGGCAATTCACTGCGCGCGCTGATGGCTTGGATAGGCACGCCGATGGCGGCCGGCGGCGGCTTCGGCCCGTTCAATGTCGAAGGCCAGATGGCTCATGAAGGCCAGCAAACGGCGCTCACCGACGCCACACTGCGCCTGGACGATATCAACGCCAACGGCAGTCTTACGCTGATCACGCAAGAGAGCGGCCGCTTGCGCGTCAATGGCGCGCTCAGCTCCGCCGCGATCGATCTCAACACCTACCTCCCACCGCCGGCGCAAGCCGGCCAAGAAGGCGTCGAGGTCGACACCGCCTGGAGCACATCGCCGCTCGATCTCTCCGGCCTGCGCGCGCTCGATGCGGATTTGCAGCTCAATCTTGGCTCGCTGCGCTTCCAGCGCATGAGCTTTGCCGATGTGGCGCTGGCGCTGCGCGTCGCCAATGGCGCCGCCGACGCCCGACTCACCCGCATTTCCATGTATGATGGCGGCGGCACGGCGCGCTTGATCGCCGATGGCTCGGGCGCGACGCCGCGCATCGCGTTCGAGATTGATGCGCAAAACGTCCAAGCCGAAACACTGCTGCGCGACGCGATCGGCTTCGACAAGATCGTCGGCCGTGGCCGCCTCCGCGCTTCGCTCGTCGGCACGGGAACATCGCAAGCAGCGCTCATGCGCTCGCTGCACGGCAACGCCTCGTTCAATTTCAATGACGGCCAATGGAAGGGCGTGAACCTCGCGCAGATCGCGCGCACGGTGCAATCAGCGCTCACGGGCCAGGCCGCGGGCGAAGGCTCGTCCACCGATTTCGCCGAGCTCTCGGCGACATTCGCTGTCGCCGATGGCGTAATGGCCACCAACGACATGCGCATGCTCAATCCCTATGTGCGGCTCGAAGGCAGCGGCTTGGTCAATATCGGCGCGCAAACCATCGACATGCGCATCGCGCCGCGCGCCGTGAACAACGCTCAAGGCCAAGGCGGCGACGCTAGCGTCGCAGGCCTCGGCGTGCCGTTCCGCATCAGCGGGCCGTGGTCGCGCGTGAGCTTCCGCCCCGCACTCGAAGAAGTGGTGCAAAACCAATTGCGCGACATCCTCTCGCGCCAAGAGCAAGGCAGTCCGCTCGCAACGCTCGGCGAAGCCCTGTTCGGCCGCACGCCCGCCGCGACCACGCCGCCGGCAACGGAAACGCCAGCGTCCAGCGACGGCGAAACGCCCGCCGCTGAAACGCCTGCGCAAACGCCGGCTCAACAAGAGCCAACGCGCTCAACCAATCCGCTCGAAGAAATCCTCCGCCGCGCCCGCGAACAACGCGAGCAAAAGCAGACGACGCCAGCGCCGACGCCTTAA
- a CDS encoding acyl-CoA dehydrogenase family protein — translation MSAELTEDQQLIVETARAFAQEKLRPNAARWEEEGLDRGVLQELAGLGFAGIYVGEEHGGSGLTRLDAALIFEELSRGCISTAAFLSIHNMCSWMIDSFASAEQRAHWLPKLTTMQTIASYCLTEPGSGSDAAALRTTAKPDGNSQYVVNGSKAFISGAGFSDLYVLMCRTGDDGPKGVSTLLVENGAKGLSFGKAEDKMGWRAQPTAIVNFEDCCVSVDNRVGPEGEGFKYAMKGLDGGRLNIAACALGGAQDALDRALQYVKERKQFGKPIADFQNTQFVLADMETELAAARALLYAAARKLDAKAPDASKYCAMAKRFVTDTAFKVADQALQLHGGYGYLADYEVERIVRDLRVHRILEGTNEIMRVIISREMLRG, via the coding sequence ATGTCCGCCGAACTTACGGAAGACCAACAACTTATTGTCGAAACCGCGCGCGCCTTTGCGCAAGAAAAATTGCGTCCGAACGCAGCCCGCTGGGAAGAGGAGGGCCTCGATCGCGGCGTGCTGCAGGAACTCGCAGGGCTGGGCTTTGCCGGCATTTATGTCGGCGAGGAGCACGGCGGCTCGGGGCTCACGCGGCTCGATGCGGCTTTGATCTTTGAAGAGCTGTCGCGCGGGTGCATTTCGACGGCGGCGTTCTTGTCGATCCACAATATGTGCTCGTGGATGATCGACAGCTTCGCCAGCGCCGAACAACGCGCGCATTGGCTGCCGAAGCTGACGACGATGCAAACGATCGCGTCCTATTGTTTGACCGAGCCGGGTTCGGGTTCGGACGCTGCTGCGTTGCGCACGACAGCGAAGCCGGACGGCAATTCCCAATACGTCGTCAACGGCTCGAAGGCGTTCATCTCGGGAGCGGGCTTTTCCGATCTTTACGTTCTGATGTGCCGCACCGGCGATGACGGGCCGAAGGGCGTGTCGACGCTGCTGGTCGAGAATGGCGCGAAGGGCCTCTCGTTCGGAAAAGCTGAAGACAAGATGGGTTGGCGCGCGCAACCGACTGCGATCGTGAATTTCGAAGATTGCTGCGTGTCAGTCGACAATCGCGTCGGTCCCGAAGGCGAGGGTTTCAAATACGCGATGAAGGGCCTCGATGGCGGGCGCTTGAATATCGCGGCCTGCGCCTTGGGTGGCGCGCAGGACGCTTTGGATCGTGCGCTGCAATATGTGAAAGAGCGCAAGCAATTCGGCAAACCCATCGCCGATTTTCAGAACACGCAATTCGTGCTGGCTGATATGGAAACCGAACTCGCCGCCGCGCGCGCGCTCCTGTATGCGGCGGCGCGTAAGCTCGATGCGAAGGCGCCGGACGCCTCCAAGTATTGCGCGATGGCCAAGCGCTTCGTGACCGACACCGCGTTCAAAGTCGCCGACCAAGCACTGCAGCTACATGGCGGTTACGGCTATCTGGCCGATTACGAAGTCGAACGCATCGTCCGCGATCTTCGCGTGCACCGGATTCTCGAAGGCACCAACGAGATCATGCGCGTCATCATCTCGCGTGAAATGTTGCGGGGATGA
- a CDS encoding PaaI family thioesterase: MSNLAATMPFATLMGVEIEDATPDRVVGALLVRDDLCTAGGILHGGAIMAFADSLGAIGGFLSLPEGAIGTTTLESKTNFLGGAKAGKIVRGETTPLHRGKRMSVWQTKITSEDGKTVALVIQTQMALFAGG, translated from the coding sequence ATGAGCAATCTCGCCGCCACCATGCCGTTCGCGACTTTGATGGGCGTGGAGATCGAGGACGCGACGCCGGATCGCGTCGTTGGCGCGCTCCTCGTGCGCGACGATCTCTGCACCGCCGGCGGCATTCTACACGGCGGCGCGATCATGGCGTTCGCGGATTCGTTGGGCGCCATCGGCGGCTTTCTCTCACTACCCGAAGGCGCAATCGGCACGACGACGCTGGAGAGCAAGACGAATTTTCTCGGCGGCGCCAAAGCGGGCAAAATTGTGCGCGGCGAGACGACGCCTTTGCATCGCGGCAAGCGCATGAGCGTGTGGCAAACCAAGATCACCAGCGAAGACGGCAAAACCGTCGCGCTGGTGATCCAAACGCAGATGGCGCTGTTCGCGGGCGGCTAA
- a CDS encoding succinate dehydrogenase iron-sulfur subunit, which yields MVELTLPKNSKVKTGKRHETPKGAKRTREFKIYRYDPETGENPRWDIYQVDLDSCGPMVLDALISIKNDIDPTLTFRRSCREGVCGSCAMNIGGRNTLACTKGMDEYPAGAITISPLPHQPVLKDLVPDLTNFTAQYAAIQPYLQTETPEPDAEWRQSPEERTKLDGLYECILCACCSTSCPSYWWNSDRFMGPAALLQAYRWIADSRDEHQGERLDALEDPFKLYRCHTIMNCAQVCPKGLNPAKAIAEIKKAMVERKV from the coding sequence ATGGTCGAACTCACACTACCCAAGAATTCCAAGGTCAAAACCGGCAAGCGCCACGAGACCCCAAAGGGGGCCAAGCGCACGCGGGAGTTCAAGATTTACCGCTACGATCCCGAGACGGGCGAAAATCCGCGCTGGGACATCTACCAGGTCGATTTGGATAGCTGCGGGCCTATGGTGCTCGACGCGCTGATCTCGATCAAAAACGACATCGACCCGACTTTGACCTTCCGCCGCTCGTGCCGCGAAGGTGTCTGCGGCTCCTGCGCCATGAACATCGGCGGCCGCAACACGCTGGCCTGCACCAAGGGCATGGATGAATATCCAGCCGGCGCGATCACGATCTCGCCGCTGCCGCACCAGCCGGTGTTGAAGGACCTGGTGCCGGATCTGACGAACTTCACCGCGCAATACGCCGCGATCCAACCCTATCTGCAAACCGAGACGCCCGAGCCGGACGCCGAATGGCGCCAAAGCCCAGAAGAGCGCACCAAGCTCGACGGCTTGTACGAGTGCATCCTGTGCGCCTGCTGCTCGACCTCGTGCCCGTCCTATTGGTGGAATAGCGACCGCTTCATGGGCCCGGCGGCGCTGCTGCAAGCCTATCGCTGGATCGCCGACAGCCGCGACGAGCACCAGGGCGAGCGCCTCGATGCGCTTGAAGACCCGTTCAAGCTCTATCGCTGCCACACGATCATGAATTGCGCCCAGGTCTGCCCCAAGGGTCTGAACCCGGCCAAGGCCATCGCCGAGATCAAAAAGGCGATGGTGGAGCGCAAGGTTTAG
- a CDS encoding DUF5367 family protein: MIMRAMGLGFLLWLAIAAAFRLGGQYFFLPDEGLRLITFLSAPVVGVVCALVALKLLGEARGDEGEAAIGLTLPVLMLNGFLTHEFPTAFPNLDATLDATFGAWSLLFGASILFMGLWTTKLAPQDERV; the protein is encoded by the coding sequence ATGATTATGCGCGCAATGGGATTGGGCTTTTTGCTGTGGCTTGCGATCGCAGCGGCGTTTCGGTTGGGCGGCCAATATTTCTTCCTGCCGGACGAAGGCTTGCGGCTGATCACGTTTCTCTCAGCGCCGGTTGTCGGCGTGGTGTGCGCGCTGGTGGCGCTCAAGCTTTTGGGTGAGGCGCGCGGTGACGAAGGTGAAGCCGCAATCGGCTTGACGCTTCCTGTGCTGATGCTCAACGGCTTCCTCACGCACGAATTTCCAACCGCCTTCCCGAATCTTGACGCCACGCTGGACGCCACGTTTGGCGCATGGTCGCTGCTGTTCGGCGCGTCGATCCTGTTCATGGGGCTGTGGACGACGAAGCTTGCGCCGCAGGATGAGCGCGTATGA